Proteins encoded within one genomic window of Variovorax sp. OAS795:
- the hpaH gene encoding 2-oxo-hept-4-ene-1,7-dioate hydratase — MLTADTIARLAAELHESEKSRVQVEHFSKRFPEMTVEDGYAISREWVRAKIAEGRTVKGHKIGLTSRAMQLSSQITEPDYGTLLDDMFFEQGSDIPFKRFIAPRIEVELAFILGKKLQGPNVTIFDVLAATDYVVPAIEIIDARIEQFDRHTKAPRKVFDTIADNAANAGIVMGGRPVKPDAVDLRWVSALLYKNGVIEESGVAAAVLNHPATGVAWLANKLAPWDEHLEAGEVVLGGSFTRPTTALPGDTFHADYGPLGSIAFRFV; from the coding sequence ATGCTCACCGCCGACACCATTGCCAGGCTCGCGGCCGAACTGCACGAAAGCGAAAAGTCGCGCGTGCAGGTCGAGCACTTCTCCAAGCGCTTTCCCGAAATGACGGTGGAAGACGGCTACGCCATCTCGCGCGAATGGGTCAGGGCCAAGATCGCCGAAGGCCGCACCGTGAAGGGCCACAAGATCGGCCTCACCTCGCGCGCCATGCAGCTGTCCAGCCAGATCACGGAGCCCGACTACGGCACCCTGCTGGACGACATGTTCTTCGAGCAGGGCAGCGACATCCCGTTCAAGCGCTTCATCGCGCCGCGCATCGAGGTAGAGCTGGCCTTCATCCTCGGCAAGAAGCTGCAGGGGCCGAACGTGACGATCTTCGACGTGCTGGCCGCCACCGACTACGTGGTGCCCGCCATCGAGATCATCGATGCGCGCATCGAGCAGTTCGACCGCCACACCAAGGCGCCGCGCAAGGTGTTCGACACCATTGCCGACAACGCGGCCAATGCCGGCATCGTGATGGGCGGCCGGCCGGTGAAGCCCGACGCGGTCGACCTGCGGTGGGTGAGCGCGCTGCTCTACAAGAACGGCGTGATCGAGGAATCCGGCGTGGCCGCGGCCGTGCTCAACCACCCGGCCACCGGCGTGGCCTGGCTCGCGAACAAGCTCGCGCCGTGGGACGAACACCTCGAAGCCGGCGAGGTCGTGCTCGGCGGCTCGTTCACCCGGCCAACTACTGCGCTCCCGGGCGACACTTTCCACGCCGACTACGGCCCGCTCGGCAGCATCGCCTTCCGTTTTGTCTGA
- a CDS encoding tripartite tricarboxylate transporter substrate binding protein — MTTRNRLGLAAALVAFAAAAFAPQAQAQAQAFPTKPVRWVVGYPAGGGTDFLARTAGAQLAQQLGQPVLVDNRPGAGAIIASENVARSPGDGYTVFSADNGVLVYNPALYKKLPYDAEKDFAMVGMMGRSTLVITAAPNAGLADAKALIAALKASPGKYSIATPGTGSPHHLALELFQREAGVSLLHVPYKGGAPALQDLMGGQVPLMMLDLPSGVSAVKAGKVVPLMTMGAERIPQLPNVPTAKELGYAGVEAYTWQGLVVPAATAKDVQARLGADLQKTMADAGVRQKLFDAGWEARPADGVEMARFVDAERKKWHALIKARDIKLD; from the coding sequence ATGACGACCAGGAACAGACTCGGGCTCGCAGCGGCCCTCGTGGCTTTCGCCGCCGCGGCCTTCGCGCCCCAGGCACAGGCGCAGGCACAGGCCTTCCCCACCAAGCCGGTGCGCTGGGTCGTGGGCTATCCCGCGGGCGGCGGCACCGACTTTCTCGCGCGCACCGCCGGCGCGCAGCTCGCGCAGCAGCTGGGCCAGCCGGTGCTGGTGGACAACCGCCCCGGCGCGGGCGCCATCATCGCGTCGGAGAACGTGGCGCGCTCGCCCGGCGACGGCTACACCGTGTTCTCGGCCGACAACGGCGTGCTGGTGTACAACCCCGCGCTCTACAAGAAGCTGCCCTACGACGCCGAGAAAGACTTCGCGATGGTCGGCATGATGGGCCGCTCGACGCTCGTCATCACCGCCGCGCCCAACGCCGGCCTGGCCGATGCCAAGGCGCTGATCGCTGCGCTGAAGGCATCGCCGGGCAAGTACAGCATCGCCACGCCGGGCACCGGCAGCCCGCATCACCTGGCGCTCGAACTGTTCCAGCGCGAAGCGGGTGTTTCGCTGCTGCACGTGCCCTACAAGGGCGGTGCGCCGGCGCTGCAGGACCTGATGGGCGGGCAGGTGCCGCTGATGATGCTGGACCTGCCGAGCGGCGTGAGCGCCGTGAAGGCCGGCAAGGTGGTGCCGCTCATGACCATGGGCGCCGAGCGCATTCCGCAGCTGCCCAACGTGCCGACCGCGAAGGAACTCGGCTATGCGGGCGTCGAGGCCTACACCTGGCAAGGGCTCGTGGTGCCCGCCGCCACGGCGAAGGACGTGCAGGCCCGGCTCGGCGCCGACCTGCAGAAGACCATGGCCGACGCCGGCGTGCGCCAGAAGCTCTTCGACGCAGGCTGGGAAGCGCGTCCCGCCGACGGCGTCGAGATGGCGCGCTTCGTCGATGCCGAACGCAAGAAGTGGCACGCCTTGATCAAGGCGCGCGACATCAAACTCGATTGA
- a CDS encoding extradiol ring-cleavage dioxygenase, with translation MSLVFAGVCSHAPGITGRAHLADAAVKDEFHAQFHRFGEAMRATKPDAVIVIAAEHFANFFMNNMPAYAIGMADSYEGPIEDPKWLGIEKTRVPGDAALSQRLIREVMQTVDVAYAEEWKFDHGIMVPLHFLTPKFDTKVIPVNINCQGPPLTPLHRAWAFGEALRRACDKAPERIALVGTGGISHWPATPDSGKVNAEWDAEFMRRWCANDRDALLSENDYNDEATYREAGQGGFEIRTFLSVAAAARGKGQILHMKAIPIFAVTCTAATMSIE, from the coding sequence ATGAGCTTGGTCTTTGCAGGCGTGTGCAGCCACGCCCCCGGCATCACCGGCCGCGCCCACCTGGCCGACGCGGCGGTGAAGGACGAGTTCCACGCGCAGTTCCACCGCTTCGGCGAGGCGATGCGCGCCACGAAGCCCGATGCGGTGATCGTCATCGCGGCCGAGCACTTCGCGAACTTCTTCATGAACAACATGCCGGCCTACGCCATCGGCATGGCCGACAGCTACGAAGGCCCGATCGAGGACCCGAAGTGGCTCGGCATCGAGAAGACCAGGGTGCCCGGCGATGCAGCGCTGTCGCAGCGGCTGATCCGCGAGGTGATGCAGACCGTCGACGTGGCGTACGCGGAAGAATGGAAGTTCGACCACGGCATCATGGTGCCGCTGCACTTTCTCACGCCGAAGTTCGACACCAAGGTCATTCCAGTGAACATCAACTGCCAGGGCCCGCCGCTCACGCCGCTGCACCGCGCATGGGCTTTTGGCGAGGCGCTGCGCCGCGCTTGCGACAAGGCCCCCGAGCGCATCGCGCTGGTCGGCACGGGCGGCATTTCGCATTGGCCCGCGACGCCGGATTCGGGCAAGGTCAACGCCGAGTGGGACGCCGAGTTCATGCGCCGCTGGTGCGCCAACGACCGCGATGCGCTGCTCTCGGAGAACGACTACAACGACGAGGCCACCTACCGCGAAGCCGGCCAGGGCGGCTTCGAGATCCGCACCTTCCTGAGCGTGGCCGCGGCCGCGCGCGGCAAGGGCCAAATCCTGCACATGAAGGCCATCCCCATCTTCGCCGTGACATGCACCGCCGCGACGATGTCGATCGAATGA
- the hpaE gene encoding 5-carboxymethyl-2-hydroxymuconate semialdehyde dehydrogenase, whose amino-acid sequence MQQIQHLIGGKSVAGTDCFETVNPATQEVLAEVASGGEAEVNAAVAAAKEAFPKWAGMPAVERAKLVRKLGDLIARHVPEIAQTETNDCGQVISQTGKQLIPRAADNFYYFAEMCTRVDGHTYPTPTHLNYTLFHPVGVCALISPWNVPFMTATWKVAPCLAFGNTAVLKMSELSPLTAARLGELALEAGIPPGVLNLVHGYGKEAGEPLVAHPDVRAISFTGSTATGNRIVKSAGLKKFSMELGGKSPFVIFDDADLDRALDAAVFMIFSNNGERCTAGSRILVQQSIYADFAAKFAERAKRIVVGDPLDEKTIVGPMISQAHLAKVRSYIELGPKEGATLLCGGLEVPGNLPDRVKKGNYVMPTVFADVDNRMRIAQEEIFGPVACLIPFKDEAHAIELANDIPYGLSSYVWTENIGRAHRVAAAVEAGMCFVNSQNVRDLRQPFGGTKASGTGREGGTWSYEVFCEPKNVAVSMGSHHIPHWGV is encoded by the coding sequence ATGCAACAGATCCAACACCTCATCGGCGGCAAGAGCGTTGCCGGCACCGACTGCTTCGAGACCGTCAACCCCGCCACGCAGGAGGTGCTGGCCGAAGTGGCGTCGGGCGGCGAAGCCGAAGTGAACGCAGCCGTGGCTGCGGCCAAGGAAGCATTCCCCAAGTGGGCCGGCATGCCCGCCGTGGAGCGCGCGAAGCTGGTGCGCAAGCTCGGCGACCTGATCGCCAGGCACGTGCCCGAGATCGCGCAGACCGAGACCAACGACTGCGGCCAGGTCATCTCCCAGACCGGCAAGCAGCTGATCCCGCGCGCGGCCGACAACTTCTACTACTTCGCCGAGATGTGCACGCGTGTGGACGGCCACACCTACCCGACCCCCACGCACCTGAACTACACGCTGTTCCATCCGGTGGGCGTGTGCGCGCTGATCAGCCCGTGGAACGTGCCGTTCATGACGGCCACCTGGAAGGTCGCGCCGTGCCTCGCCTTCGGCAACACCGCGGTGCTGAAGATGAGCGAGCTGTCGCCGCTGACCGCCGCGCGGCTGGGCGAACTCGCGCTCGAAGCGGGCATTCCGCCGGGCGTGCTGAACCTCGTGCACGGCTACGGCAAGGAAGCCGGCGAGCCGCTGGTGGCGCACCCCGACGTGCGCGCGATCTCGTTCACCGGCTCTACCGCCACGGGCAACCGCATCGTGAAGAGCGCGGGCCTGAAGAAGTTCAGCATGGAGCTGGGCGGCAAGAGCCCGTTCGTGATCTTCGACGACGCGGACCTGGACCGTGCGCTGGACGCGGCGGTGTTCATGATCTTCAGCAACAACGGCGAGCGCTGCACGGCGGGTTCGCGCATCCTGGTGCAGCAGTCGATCTATGCGGACTTTGCCGCGAAGTTCGCCGAGCGCGCGAAGCGCATCGTGGTCGGCGATCCGCTCGACGAAAAGACCATCGTCGGCCCGATGATCTCGCAGGCGCATCTTGCCAAGGTGCGCAGCTACATCGAGCTGGGACCGAAGGAAGGCGCGACGCTGCTGTGTGGCGGGCTCGAGGTTCCAGGCAACCTGCCCGACCGTGTGAAGAAGGGCAACTACGTGATGCCGACGGTCTTCGCGGATGTCGACAACCGCATGCGGATCGCGCAGGAAGAAATCTTCGGCCCGGTCGCCTGCCTGATTCCGTTCAAGGACGAGGCCCACGCGATCGAGCTCGCCAACGACATCCCCTACGGCCTCTCCAGCTACGTGTGGACCGAGAACATCGGCCGCGCGCACCGCGTGGCGGCGGCCGTCGAAGCTGGCATGTGCTTCGTCAACAGCCAGAACGTGCGGGACCTGCGCCAGCCCTTCGGCGGCACCAAGGCGTCGGGCACGGGGCGCGAAGGCGGCACCTGGAGTTACGAAGTGTTCTGCGAACCGAAGAACGTTGCGGTTTCGATGGGTTCGCACCATATTCCGCATTGGGGGGTGTGA
- a CDS encoding aromatic ring-opening dioxygenase subunit LigA — MSLYAMQKFLFALNRDADVQRRYAEGGDTRAALLAAYDFNDEERQAIDQGDIGKLYVLGCNGQLLMHFAPLLGIAWADYLEAMREGVRKYGPVRAGIYAMTTGTDEKVAGV, encoded by the coding sequence ATGAGCCTCTACGCCATGCAGAAATTCCTGTTCGCCCTCAACCGCGACGCCGACGTGCAGCGCCGCTACGCAGAAGGCGGCGACACGCGCGCGGCCTTGCTGGCGGCCTATGATTTCAACGACGAAGAGCGCCAAGCCATCGACCAGGGCGACATCGGGAAACTCTACGTCCTGGGCTGCAACGGACAACTGCTGATGCACTTCGCACCCCTGCTCGGCATCGCATGGGCCGACTACCTCGAAGCCATGCGCGAAGGCGTGCGCAAGTACGGTCCGGTGCGCGCGGGAATTTATGCCATGACAACCGGCACAGACGAAAAGGTGGCAGGCGTATGA
- a CDS encoding 5-carboxymethyl-2-hydroxymuconate Delta-isomerase, giving the protein MPHLVILYTPNLEAETDMTALCRTLADTMLAQRDETGKPVFPIGGTRVLAYPAAHFAVADGQADYAFAYLNLRMAAGRAEAVKKKAGDALLADVRAHFEPVFSRRHIGITLQIDESSGQVYDGKHSNLHPLFNK; this is encoded by the coding sequence ATGCCTCACCTCGTGATCCTCTACACGCCCAACCTCGAAGCCGAGACCGACATGACGGCCCTGTGCCGCACGCTGGCCGACACCATGCTGGCGCAGCGCGACGAAACCGGCAAGCCGGTGTTCCCCATCGGTGGCACGCGCGTGCTCGCCTACCCCGCCGCGCACTTCGCAGTGGCCGACGGCCAGGCCGACTACGCCTTCGCGTACCTCAACCTCCGCATGGCCGCGGGCCGCGCCGAAGCCGTGAAGAAAAAGGCCGGAGACGCGCTGCTGGCCGATGTGCGCGCGCATTTCGAGCCCGTCTTCAGCAGGCGCCACATCGGCATCACGCTGCAGATCGACGAAAGCTCCGGCCAGGTGTACGACGGCAAACACAGCAATCTGCATCCCCTCTTCAACAAGTAG